From the bacterium genome, the window TGATCGCATTTTGGTTTTGTGAAAATTTCAACCTGTGAAATAGGTTGAAATAAAACGACCTGTGCGGTTAGAAATTATCAAGGGCAATGAAATAAGAAGTATGATACCATGTGTCCCCCGCTGGCGGGGGTTGGGGGGTGGAATGTGAAAGCTGACAAATCTAACAATTACGCATACAATAAGGAATTTCAGCCATTCGCAAATAAGCTACGGAAAGAGGATAAGAGGAAGGAGAAGGATTTAATAGAAGCAGGATTTAGAGTATTGAGATTTGCGGATGATGGGGTATTAAATCACATAGAGGATGTGACAAGAAATATTGAAATGGTGATTGAAGAGATTTCCACCCCCTTAATCCCCCGCCAGCGGGGGAGATTTCAGCTTCCATCAGCGGGGGGAACTCAAATTGGCAGTCTATAACCTAACCGCACAGGTCGCTAAATTTCATCTAAGTTGAACGAACTGCCTACTGTTTAGTTGACCCGTTTCTCTATTTCGGTAATGAGCACATCCATAACTTCTCCCCAACTTGACAGCATAGGGGCCAGTTCATATTCCAGTAAATCGGAAAGCATAACCAGGTCGTTGTGTTCAAAGGCAGTAATAATCTCGGCTAACAGCGATTTCAGGTTCATTATCTTATCTTCTATACTCTGCTCCCCAATCTGGATGCCCTGATACTCAAGGTCGAATAATCTCCGGGTATCCTTGAGTAAAGATATCATTTCATCTATCGACCTGGTCACCCCTTGAAGTAAATCCATAGCCTGAGCCTGTCCACCGGTAGTCAGTCCGATGGAGACCCCTTCCAGTTGAGCCGCCAAATCAGGGATGCGAGTTTTCATCTCCATCATGTTTTCCAGGATGGTAGTGGCATCAAGGGTCTCTGCCTTCATAAACAGGGCTTCGTCTTCTTCAGACAAGGCCTCTTTTTCTATGATCTCTAATTCCAGAGTCTTTATATCTTCCAGAGGTATAGAGGCGGCTTCTTGATCAGCCGCCAAAAGTGTCTGGCCGTTTAATATTACATGAAGGACAACTTTTCCCTGTTCAATTACCCAGCGGGTAAGTCCGTCCATTATTTCACCCAAAGTCTTTTCTGCCTCCAGCTCAACCTCCAGAGGTTTACCATTGACTCTAATTTCCATTCTGCCTCCTTAATTAAAAAAGGAGGCGCCTTCTTCTTTAGGCTCCTCCTTTGGCCAGTTATTATTGATGTCCCCACTGGGCACCTTATGGGCGGTTATTCTTAATACCACCTGATGATTCGGCAAAAAGTCCCAATGGAACAAAAGCCACAGAGACATGGAGGCACAGAGTTTTTATAACTAACTAATTATGTTGTAGTTGTATCTGATATTTTCTCTCTGTCTCTGGCCCGCTGTGGCCAAAATTTGACTTTTTGTTTACTCATTCTTATTATTCAAGGCGCCTATCCTTTGCAAGCTCTGAGTAATATTTTGTGACTCAGCAAAGGCCTGTTCCATCGCCACAAATTGTTTCCGCAGCCGTTCCTCCTTCATTTCCAGTCTGCGGTCCAGCTCCTCTATATCTTCATCGATTTGTTCATTCTGTTTGTTAAGGAGGGCAATCTCTCCTCTAATAATCCCCCTGGTTGTCTCTTCGCCGGTTTTAGTCTGAAGTTTCAAGAACTCCTTAAAGGCAAAGGCAATCCCGTAATCCTTAACTAAATCACCATCCGTATCCTTTCCAAAAAGGTCCTCCACTTTCTGGGGGTCTGATAAGAGGGCATCCCTTAATTTGGCCTCATCAAGGACTAACTTATCCCTCATCTTCTTATCATCAAAGTCTCCGGTAGTAATCCCTATCTCAGCCAGCTCATCAAAGGCAGAATCCAGAGATGGAGAGGCATGGGTTCCCGCCGCAATATTGATTTCGCTCAGGAAGTTATTTGTTCCTGTGGCCGAAATGGTTATACTGGCCCCCTGGTTGTTGGCTTCAATGGTAAACTTGTCCTCAGAAAGGCTGTAAGAAATGTTTACCTCCGGGTCAAGAACTGAAATCTTGGCCGCTGAGAAGAACTTATCTGTGCCTTCCTCCGCCAGGTTCAGGTCTCTATTTTTTGTATCACGCCTGATAGTAAAGCGGTTATTGGCATAACTTATAGTGGCATCCGCCTGAGCGGAATCATTTACGGCCTGCATAAATTCGCTGACCGTCGTATAGTCATCTAATTCAAAGGCCGCCCCGTTAATGGTTACTTTATCGCCCGAGCCTGGGGTGAATCCCAATCCTGAGGTGGCCCAGGGATTGCCTACCGTAACACTGACCCCTGTTCCGGTGCTGCTTTTTTGGTAGTCGTTTATGGCATGCATAAAATCCTCTACCGTGGAATAATCCTCGATAGAGAAGGTCGCCCCGTTGATGGTCAATGTGCCATCCGGGACAGTATCAAAACCAGCGGCGTTGAAGGCCTTGGTTATGTCTAAGCCCGTTGCGGTCTTTACGGTAACTTGACTGCTGCTCTCCAGAGTGGTCGTCACATTATAGCGATTAGTAGCCATCAAGAGAAGCCGGCTGCCGATATTTTCGACCGCATTGTTGTCCTGCAGTATTCCCTTTTTCTTTTCCTCGCTTTCCAGATCGAGTTCGGTCTCTTTATTAATAAGTTCTATGGCGGCGTTATACTCTTCTACAAAGCCTTTAATGGCGGCTTCGGCCCCTGAGGTATCTCGTATTACCTCCACGGTGGTGGAGCCGACCTGTTTTAAGGTCAGGGTAAGCCCGCTCCCCAGGGTAAAATTGTTAGAATTCTTCTCTATTACATCCGAGCCGTTGACTTTAAACTTGGCCACCTGCCCGTCGCTGGAGGCGGAAGCAGGTAAATTTAGAGAGTTAGCCGCAAAGGTTCCCTGCTCATCAACTACTGAGATGGGCGCTGCCCCGCCTGACTTTGAGGTAAGAACGATCTTATCCAGGTTCTGGTCATAGAAGGCCGTTACCCCGGCCGTAGAATTATTTATTTTGGATATAATGGTATTTAAACTCTCGGTATCGGCATCCCAGGTGATCTTAACCCCATTTACCCTGAAAGAGCCGGCGCTCATCTGGTCCACATCATTGGACCCAAAATCGGCCTGGTATAATTTGGCATCGGCCACTACACCCATCGAGAGGTTAGTTTCTTTAAAAAAATTATTGGTTCCAGCCGCAGAAAAGATCACTGGGCTGCCGACATCAGAAGAAATGGTAAAGACGTCCTGGTTGGCATCATAATAGAGGTTCACTTTGGCATTGGCCGAGGTAGAAACCGCATCCAAAAAGTCCTGAACCGTGTCGTAAGCGGCCAAATAAAAGGTTTCTTTGGTGGCGCCATTATCGCCGCTGACGGTGATGGAACCATCAACCGCATGTTTGAACCCGGCATTTTCAAAAGACTTGGAGGTGTCTATCTTTCCCGTGCCATTCACCACTTCTCCCTGGCTCTTGAAGGCAGTAGTAGTGTCATTCAAGTCCCCGGTGCTTTGACTCACGGAAGCAGTGGCTAATTGAAGAACCTCGATATTATAAGAACCTTCCACCGCCCCACTGCTTACCGTGGCAGAAAGGATGTCCTCATTCGAGACACTGGCCTTCTTTGTCTCAAAGAGGGTATTGGAAAGTAAGGAAGTGGCTCTGGTTTGAAGGGTCAGCAGTTTGGTGTTAACATCCAGCAGAGATTGGATCTTAAGCTCATTGCTTGTCTTCTCTGCTTCCCACTTAACCTCTCTTTGTCTTTCAATACTTATTAAGGCCTCCACGAGCTTTTCGGTGTCAATACCCGACATCATCCCTGCGCCCAGGCCGGCCAAAATTGAACTTGCCATTTTTATCCCCTTCTTTCTCTCCTTAGAAAGAGGTCGGTAGAGTTTCCTCGCTCAGGAGAAACCTTCTCTCCCCTCACCAGAGAAAACCCCTATTATCTTTATCGGCTCAAATCAGGTTTAACTTAACCTCTAACTTCAATCCAAAATCCGGAATCTGCCATCCGCCCCTGTTAGGCCTTCTTATCCAGCACCACACCCATAAGCTTGTGAATAGCCGCAACGATGTCTAAGGCCTCTTCCGAGGGAATGGTTCGAACAACTTCATCCGTCTCACGGTTAATAATACTCACTACCCGCCGACCACTCTCCTCATCGACAGAGAAACGAAGCCCCCGGTCGTAGACAAGCGAGGTCTTGTTGAGTAAATCGACCGTGGTCTCCAAATCCTCCGCTTCCTTCTCGGCCGCCCGCTCCTTTTCGGCTATTTCCTCCAGGCCTAAATCTTCTATTTTATTCAGATCAGCCAGGGCAGAAGGGGGTATCTTATTCAATAAAGGCTCTATTTCTTGCAAGCTTTCGAGTTCCATTTTCTGTCACCTCCTTTTTTTAATTCAATTGTAACTATTCAGCCACGGATTTACACGGATGAAACACTGATTTTTTAAATATATGTAACCGTTCAGCACATGATGCTGGATGCTCGATGCTCGATCCTCGATGCTGGTAAAGGATTCAGTATCCAGGAATCGAGCATCCAGAATCGAGCATCCAGAATCGAGCATCCAGAATCGAGCATCCAGGATCGAGGATCGAGGTTGTGTCTTTGTGCCTTAGTGGCTGAACGCTTACAACTCATTCTATTTATCCGTGCTAATCCGTGTTAATCCGTGGCTGAATAATTATCATTATCAATGGTTAATTACTAATTGTTAATAGGGGAGGGGAGTGTTTTTAAAACCCCTCCCCTTTTTTGTTGGTCACTCCCCTGAGGTCTATCTTTTAGCCGATTAAGGCCAGGACATTTTGGGGAAGAGCGTTAGCCTGAGCCAGCATAGCCGTGGAAGACTGAAGTAGTATCTGGTTCTTCACAAAGACGATGCTCTCCTCGGCAAAATCCAGGTCTCTAATCCTGGACAAGCTGGCTGTCTGGTTTTCATGGGCGATCTCACTAAAGCTCAAACGGTGTTCCATCCGGTTCTGGATGGCGCCCAGGTTGGCTCGTTCCATAGAGACAGCATCAATGGCGTCCAGGAGGAGGCGGATGGCCGACTCAGAGGCAAAGGTGGTCGTCACGCCGTTATCCTCTAAGACATCGATCTTCAGGGACTTGGTGTTGATCGTCGAGATATTGGTCTTGAGTGTCTCGTTATCATTGGCCCCGACGTGGAATAAGAGGCCCTCCTTCCGCCACTCAGGATTGGCATAGCCATCGGGTTTATACCACATCCCGTCCAGTCCGGCCTTGATGCCGACTTCTTCAAAGAAGCCAAAGCCAGCCGTAGACTTATGCTCGGCTATGAACATCTCCGAACCGTCATCTGAGCGGATCCAGAACTTGTCCTGGATGGTATCATAGCCCACCGTTACATTGGCATCTTCATTGGCATTGATCGCCGTCAACAGCTCATTAACCGTGTTATACTTGGCAATGGAGAAGGTGGCGTTATTAATGGTGATCGTGCCGGTGACGTCCCGATCGAAATTGGCTCGGTGATCATCCGGGCT encodes:
- a CDS encoding DUF559 domain-containing protein; its protein translation is MKADKSNNYAYNKEFQPFANKLRKEDKRKEKDLIEAGFRVLRFADDGVLNHIEDVTRNIEMVIEEISTPLIPRQRGRFQLPSAGGTQIGSL
- the fliD gene encoding flagellar filament capping protein FliD: MASSILAGLGAGMMSGIDTEKLVEALISIERQREVKWEAEKTSNELKIQSLLDVNTKLLTLQTRATSLLSNTLFETKKASVSNEDILSATVSSGAVEGSYNIEVLQLATASVSQSTGDLNDTTTAFKSQGEVVNGTGKIDTSKSFENAGFKHAVDGSITVSGDNGATKETFYLAAYDTVQDFLDAVSTSANAKVNLYYDANQDVFTISSDVGSPVIFSAAGTNNFFKETNLSMGVVADAKLYQADFGSNDVDQMSAGSFRVNGVKITWDADTESLNTIISKINNSTAGVTAFYDQNLDKIVLTSKSGGAAPISVVDEQGTFAANSLNLPASASSDGQVAKFKVNGSDVIEKNSNNFTLGSGLTLTLKQVGSTTVEVIRDTSGAEAAIKGFVEEYNAAIELINKETELDLESEEKKKGILQDNNAVENIGSRLLLMATNRYNVTTTLESSSQVTVKTATGLDITKAFNAAGFDTVPDGTLTINGATFSIEDYSTVEDFMHAINDYQKSSTGTGVSVTVGNPWATSGLGFTPGSGDKVTINGAAFELDDYTTVSEFMQAVNDSAQADATISYANNRFTIRRDTKNRDLNLAEEGTDKFFSAAKISVLDPEVNISYSLSEDKFTIEANNQGASITISATGTNNFLSEINIAAGTHASPSLDSAFDELAEIGITTGDFDDKKMRDKLVLDEAKLRDALLSDPQKVEDLFGKDTDGDLVKDYGIAFAFKEFLKLQTKTGEETTRGIIRGEIALLNKQNEQIDEDIEELDRRLEMKEERLRKQFVAMEQAFAESQNITQSLQRIGALNNKNE
- a CDS encoding flagellar protein FlaG, whose product is MELESLQEIEPLLNKIPPSALADLNKIEDLGLEEIAEKERAAEKEAEDLETTVDLLNKTSLVYDRGLRFSVDEESGRRVVSIINRETDEVVRTIPSEEALDIVAAIHKLMGVVLDKKA